Proteins encoded by one window of Lycium barbarum isolate Lr01 chromosome 11, ASM1917538v2, whole genome shotgun sequence:
- the LOC132619795 gene encoding uncharacterized protein LOC132619795 yields MAMEEEVAEPSSGWRLFFDRAINYKGSGISAVIISKTGQHYLMDAKLNFRYNGANLNSHLMKDICEQFKITHRNSIAYRPQMNEAVEAANKNIKRILRKLIDNYKNWHNQLPYALLWYRTTTRTSIGATPYLLLYGIEAVIPAEVEILSLRIIQEAQLTDAEWVRNRYEQLAMIDEKRMVADSEHVINWLTHSKGESKLS; encoded by the exons atggctatggaagaagaggtggCAGAACCATCCTCAGgttggagactgttcttcgataGAGCAAtcaattacaaaggatcaggcattAGCGCAGTGATAATATCAAAAACAGGACAACACTATCTGATGGACGCAAAgctcaacttcagat ACAATGGTGCCAATCTAAACagccatttgatgaaggacatctgtgAACAATTCAAGATCACCCACAGAAACTCTATCGCTTATCGGCCACAGATGAATGAagccgtagaggctgccaacaagaacatcaagagGATCTTGAGAAAACTGAtcgacaactacaagaattggcacaaccagttgccttatgctttgtTGTGGTACAGAACGACGACCCGAACTTCCATCGGGGCAACCCCATATCTCCTTCTCTATGGTATCgaagcggtcatacccgcagAAGTGGAGATCCTTTCACTCAGGATCATACAAGAGGCACAGCTAACTGATGCAGAATGGGTCAGAAATCGCTATGAGCAACTAGCcatgatagatgaaaagagaatgGTGGCG GACAGCGAGCACGTCATCAACTGGCTTACTCATAGCAAAGGTGAAAGCAAATTAAGCTAG